A genomic window from Aquitalea aquatilis includes:
- a CDS encoding isocitrate lyase/PEP mutase family protein, with product MNQLDKAIRFQALHQREKAFVIPNPWDAGTARILASLGFEALATTSAGLAFSLGRRDAEGALTRTETLANAQQIVQATDLPVAADLENGFGDAPAVVAETIRLAAECGLVGGSIEDASGRKEHPIYDFSLSVERIAAAVESARSLPFPFVLVARAENFLHGKPDLDDTIRRLQAYEAAGADVLFAPGLPSAEAIREVCAAVTKPVNVVMGLRGYPYTMEQLTALGVKRVSLGSSLSRAALSGLINAAREIIDDGTFSFANQSISFDETNALMVESPGWS from the coding sequence ATGAATCAGCTCGATAAAGCAATACGCTTTCAGGCCTTGCATCAGCGCGAAAAGGCCTTTGTCATTCCCAATCCATGGGATGCCGGTACAGCACGCATCCTGGCATCGCTAGGCTTTGAAGCCCTGGCCACCACCAGTGCAGGCTTGGCCTTCAGCCTGGGCAGACGCGATGCCGAAGGTGCCCTCACTCGCACTGAAACCCTGGCCAATGCGCAACAGATTGTCCAGGCAACAGATTTACCGGTAGCAGCCGATTTGGAAAATGGCTTTGGAGATGCACCCGCAGTGGTGGCAGAAACAATCCGTCTGGCTGCCGAATGTGGGCTGGTGGGTGGCTCGATTGAAGATGCATCGGGGAGAAAAGAACATCCTATTTATGACTTTTCTTTGTCGGTAGAACGCATCGCCGCTGCGGTAGAGTCGGCCCGCAGCCTGCCGTTTCCATTTGTACTAGTGGCTCGAGCAGAGAACTTCCTGCACGGCAAACCGGATCTCGATGACACCATCCGCCGCTTACAAGCCTACGAAGCCGCCGGCGCTGATGTTTTGTTCGCTCCCGGGCTACCCAGTGCAGAAGCCATCCGCGAGGTATGCGCTGCGGTAACCAAACCGGTCAATGTGGTAATGGGTCTGCGGGGATATCCCTACACCATGGAGCAGTTAACAGCGCTTGGCGTCAAACGAGTCAGCCTCGGCTCATCGCTTAGCCGCGCCGCATTAAGCGGACTAATCAACGCCGCAAGAGAAATTATTGATGATGGCACCTTCTCCTTTGCCAACCAATCCATTTCCTTTGATGAAACAAACGCACTGATGGTGGAATCCCCCGGCTGGTCCTGA
- a CDS encoding alpha/beta fold hydrolase → MNVEFNRLQATTRPAILAHLQILNDEDRFTRFGLEMSEAALADYVDRINFNRDIVMGVLYRGLLIGVVHIAVFQHEGHPCGELGISVDSFCQGKGIGRMLFNQALEHARRRKVNSLRIQYLRRNGRMASLCRGLSTRFAQDGEETSCLIQLAEADPAEACRYEMNDGIELFHADAAAARAHVLFIHGVAGDGWQWRENFLPYFARHGLSSTALSLRGHGGSPARANQTLRGYEEDVYHVLDQLANKPVLIVGHSMGGFLTQRVLDGNQSIRKASLICSVPPWGLLPGTLEPVVEFMGDPLGKAIALQAAEGKPAYVNPDNISAQVQVIGGSRDRLIPPDVVAATARSYDTEAVMIEDAGHAVISSSKWQAVADQLLQHLR, encoded by the coding sequence ATGAACGTCGAATTCAACCGGCTTCAGGCAACCACCCGCCCGGCCATTCTTGCCCACCTGCAAATACTCAACGACGAAGACCGCTTTACCCGCTTTGGTCTGGAAATGAGCGAGGCCGCCCTCGCCGACTACGTCGACCGCATCAACTTCAATCGCGACATCGTCATGGGCGTGCTGTACCGTGGCCTGCTGATCGGCGTGGTACATATCGCCGTGTTCCAGCACGAAGGTCACCCCTGCGGCGAGCTAGGCATCAGCGTAGACAGCTTTTGCCAGGGCAAGGGCATAGGGCGCATGTTGTTCAACCAGGCGCTGGAACATGCCCGCCGCCGCAAGGTAAACAGCCTGCGCATCCAGTATCTGCGGCGCAACGGCCGCATGGCCTCGCTATGCCGTGGCCTGAGCACCCGCTTTGCCCAGGACGGCGAGGAAACCTCCTGCCTGATCCAGCTGGCCGAAGCCGACCCGGCCGAAGCCTGCCGCTATGAAATGAACGACGGCATCGAACTGTTTCATGCCGATGCCGCCGCTGCGCGTGCTCACGTGCTGTTCATTCACGGGGTGGCCGGTGACGGCTGGCAGTGGCGGGAAAATTTCCTGCCCTACTTTGCCCGCCACGGCCTCAGCAGCACCGCGCTGTCATTGCGCGGCCATGGTGGCAGCCCGGCCCGCGCCAACCAGACCCTGCGCGGCTATGAAGAAGACGTCTACCACGTCCTCGACCAGCTGGCCAACAAACCCGTGCTGATCGTGGGCCACTCCATGGGCGGCTTTCTCACCCAGCGCGTGCTGGACGGCAACCAGAGCATACGCAAGGCCAGCCTGATCTGCTCGGTACCGCCCTGGGGCCTGCTGCCGGGAACCCTGGAACCGGTGGTCGAATTCATGGGCGACCCGCTGGGCAAGGCCATCGCCCTGCAGGCAGCCGAAGGCAAGCCCGCCTATGTCAATCCGGACAATATCAGCGCGCAGGTCCAGGTCATCGGCGGCAGCCGCGACCGCCTGATCCCGCCCGATGTGGTCGCCGCCACCGCCCGCTCCTACGACACCGAAGCGGTGATGATCGAAGATGCCGGCCATGCAGTGATTTCCAGTTCGAAATGGCAAGCCGTGGCCGACCAGCTGCTGCAGCACCTGCGATAA